A window of Enterobacter ludwigii genomic DNA:
TCTCTGAGCGCCGAAGGTTCGACAGATGCTGATGGTAACAAACTGACTTATACCTGGCGCTCTCAGGATGGTCAGACTGTGACGGGTCAGGATAAAGCGGTTGTGACCTTCAGAGCCCCAGAAGCGGCGACGGCGCAGCAGGTTGAAATTAGCCTCACGGTTAGCGACGGTGAACTGAGCAGCACAACCTCTTATCTGCTGAACGTGAAGGCGAAAGCGGTTCCTTCTCAGGACGAAGGGACATCCGACTCTTACGCCGCGTGGAGTGCGAACAGTAAGTACAAAGCAGGTGATATCGTGAACAACCACGGTAAACTCTTCCAGTGCAAACCGTTCCCGTACAGCGGCTGGTGTAACACGGCTCCGGCGTACTATGAACCCGGCGCAGGTCTGGCATGGTCTGACGCCTGGACGGCGCTGTAAAAGCAAACGGCAACCGAAGGGTTGCCGTTTTCGTGTTCGCACCTTGCTGTTGTAGGCCCGGTAAGGCGAAGCCGCCACCGGGCAAAAAGGCTAGCGATGAAGCTTCCCGTGGTCCCGCAACCACGCCGCCGTGCGCACAATCCCTTCATCCAGCGTCACGATCGGTTTATACCCCAGCTCGTTCTCTGCGCGGGTAATATCCAGCGTGAAATCAAAGTTGAGCTTGGATACCCCATAGTGCGTCAGCGCGGGCTCTTTGGCCGATTTACTGCCAAAACGCTCCATGCTGCGGGCGATCATGTCCAGCATCGGGTAGGGCACGGAACGGATACGGCAGTTGATCTGCAGTTCATCAATCAGCCGTTGCACAATGCTGCGTAACGAACACGGCTCGCCGTTGGTGATGTTGTAGGCACGGCCGGAAATCAGCTTATCGCAGTCCGGCTGACTTGCCAGCCACATGGCGTGAACCGCATTTTCATAGTAGGTCATATCCACCAGCGCATCGCCGCCGCGCGGCAGCAGCACGCTGCCGTAGTGGTGCATCATCTGCGCCAGACGCGGAATAAACACCTTGTCGTGCGGCCCGAACAGGCTCTGCGGACGCAGTACCGTAAAACGGGTATGCGGGTTTGACTGCGCCAGCAGGTCAATCACCTCTTCGCTGGCCGCCTTGCTGCGGGCAAACTCACAGGCAAAACGTGCGGGGCGGAAATCTTCCTGCACGTCACGATGGTGGTGATAATCGAAATAGAGCGATGGGGAGGAGATATGGATAAAGTTACGCACGCCCCAGGCAACGGCCCATTCGCCCAGACGGCGGGTTGCCCGCACGTTAGCGAGGTCAAAGGCTTCCTGGGTTCCCCACGGAGAGGTGAAACTGGAGCAGTGCCACAGCGTGTCGATACCGGCGAGCATCACTTTCGCCTGAGAGGAGACCAGCTCCGTCAGGTCAGCATGGACAAACTCTGCGCCCATTTTTTGCAGCAGTTTTCCCATCGCTTCGTTGCGACCGGTAGCCCTGACGCTGATGCCTTTGTTGCGCAGAAATTCGACCGCATTTCGGCCTAAGCCGCTGGTCGCCCCGGTAACCAGTACCTTCATATCAATCCACTGTGTTGAAAAAGAATTTCGTGCGCATTCTTTCGTGAATTACGGCGGGTTGCAATGGGAAAGGTGAAAGAAAGAGAGTTTTATTTAGAACTTTTCCGTCTTTTGTTCTGCCAGTTGCGCAATCCGCTTCGCCATTCCCCGGAAGATAAACAGATGTGCGGGGATCATGAACAACCAGTAGAACAGACCCGGCATCCCGTGCGGATGCCACCAGGCGCGGACATCCAGTTCGCGATGGTCGCCTTTGTCTTTCAGCGTAAAGCAGAGTCGACCCAGCCCCGGAGCTTTCATACCGAACAGCAGTGCCAGCTGCTTTTCCGGCTCGACGATGATGACCTTCCAGCTGTCGACCGCATCGCCCACTTCAAGGTAAGGACGAGCAGGGCGGCCTTTTGCCAGCCTGTGTCCCACCAGCAGATCCATTGCTCCACGCGTTTGCCAGAGAATATTGCCGAAGAAATAACGTTCTTTGCCGCCAATCTGGTTCACCACGTCCCACAGCGCCGCCAGACTTGCCTGCGTTTTTACCGTGCAGCCGGCCTGTTTGGGATAATAACCATACTCCGGTCGCCAGCGGGCAAACGCCTGGGCG
This region includes:
- a CDS encoding NAD(P)-dependent oxidoreductase, which translates into the protein MKVLVTGATSGLGRNAVEFLRNKGISVRATGRNEAMGKLLQKMGAEFVHADLTELVSSQAKVMLAGIDTLWHCSSFTSPWGTQEAFDLANVRATRRLGEWAVAWGVRNFIHISSPSLYFDYHHHRDVQEDFRPARFACEFARSKAASEEVIDLLAQSNPHTRFTVLRPQSLFGPHDKVFIPRLAQMMHHYGSVLLPRGGDALVDMTYYENAVHAMWLASQPDCDKLISGRAYNITNGEPCSLRSIVQRLIDELQINCRIRSVPYPMLDMIARSMERFGSKSAKEPALTHYGVSKLNFDFTLDITRAENELGYKPIVTLDEGIVRTAAWLRDHGKLHR